One Narcine bancroftii isolate sNarBan1 chromosome 3, sNarBan1.hap1, whole genome shotgun sequence DNA window includes the following coding sequences:
- the commd8 gene encoding COMM domain-containing protein 8 isoform X2 produces MARLLEKLPSEDCPGFIHRVIDGICGRALPRFRDYGSIWNLVEWMEVLDEATAFVKHACSKHLTDEEVLQLLEGQSTPHQEAVLSCLKARKEELRWALIEQTNSVSSAQLQDFDWQLKLPLSSDKIGFLQAPLLNLDLNVKENGVLKPVTIEMDKEELQTLIHSLEAANKIVLQVK; encoded by the exons ATGGCGCGTCTGCTGGAGAAGCTGCCATCTGAGGACTGCCCCGGG TTCATTCATAGGGTAATTGATGGCATATGTGGACGTGCACTTCCACGGTTTCGGGACTATGGCAGTATTTGGAATCTTGTAGAATGGATGGAGGTCCTGGATGAGGCCACAGCATTTGTAAAACATGCCTGCAGCAAACATTTGACAGATGAAGAG gtcCTCCAGCTACTGGAGGGACAGAGTACACCCCATCAAGAAGCAGTCCTTAGCTGTTTAAAAGCAAGAAaggaggagctcagatgggcattAATTGAGCAAACGAATAGCGTATCTTCTGCTCAGCTACAGGATTTTGATTGGCAGCTGAAG TTACCTCTTTCAAGTGACAAGATCGGTTTTCTTCAAGCACCACTGTTGAACCTTGACCTCAATGTCAAGGAAAATGGAGTACTAAAACCAGTCACAATTGAGATGGACAAAGAAGAGCTGCAAACACTAATTCATTCTCTGGAGGCAGCAAATAAG ATTGTTCTACAAGTAAAATGA
- the commd8 gene encoding COMM domain-containing protein 8 isoform X1: MPVAPTGNHRRSPIRRTARQFIHRVIDGICGRALPRFRDYGSIWNLVEWMEVLDEATAFVKHACSKHLTDEEVLQLLEGQSTPHQEAVLSCLKARKEELRWALIEQTNSVSSAQLQDFDWQLKLPLSSDKIGFLQAPLLNLDLNVKENGVLKPVTIEMDKEELQTLIHSLEAANKIVLQVK; encoded by the exons atgcccgtcgcgccgacaggaaatcacagacgctcgcccatccgccgcaccgctcgacag TTCATTCATAGGGTAATTGATGGCATATGTGGACGTGCACTTCCACGGTTTCGGGACTATGGCAGTATTTGGAATCTTGTAGAATGGATGGAGGTCCTGGATGAGGCCACAGCATTTGTAAAACATGCCTGCAGCAAACATTTGACAGATGAAGAG gtcCTCCAGCTACTGGAGGGACAGAGTACACCCCATCAAGAAGCAGTCCTTAGCTGTTTAAAAGCAAGAAaggaggagctcagatgggcattAATTGAGCAAACGAATAGCGTATCTTCTGCTCAGCTACAGGATTTTGATTGGCAGCTGAAG TTACCTCTTTCAAGTGACAAGATCGGTTTTCTTCAAGCACCACTGTTGAACCTTGACCTCAATGTCAAGGAAAATGGAGTACTAAAACCAGTCACAATTGAGATGGACAAAGAAGAGCTGCAAACACTAATTCATTCTCTGGAGGCAGCAAATAAG ATTGTTCTACAAGTAAAATGA